From the Chitinophaga lutea genome, the window CCTGCTGGTCGCCGGCGAGCGCCGCGATGGGAATTTCCGCATCCAGTATGCCGGGTGCGGTATGCGCCACCACTTCGCTGTTGGAACAAACGGCGGGAAGCAGTTTATGGGGGATATTAAAAAGCCGCAGCAGCTCCGCGTCCCAGTCCTGTTCGTGGATATTGAACACCATGGTGCGCGAGGCGTTGGTAATGTCGGTGACGTGTTTTTTACCACCCGTCAGTTTCCAGACCAGCCACGCATCGATGGTGCCGAAGGCCAGCTGGCCCTGCTCGGCGCGGATGCGGCCGTCTTTCACATGATCGAGTATCCAGGATATTTTACTGGCGGAGAAGTATGCATCGAGGATGAGACCGGTTTTCTGCCGTATCAGTTCGGAAAACCCCTGGTAGCGGAATTCGTCGCAGAGTTTGGAGGTGCGCCGGTCCTGCCAGGCAATGGCGTTGTACACCGGCTCTCCCGTTTGCCGGTCCCAGATCACGGTGGTTTCGCGCTGGTTGCAGATACCGATGCCGGCAATTTCACCGGCTTCGATGCCGGCGCTGGCCACCAGTTCTTCCATCACGGAAAGCATGGTGAACCAGATCTCGTTCGGGTCCACTTCAATCCAGCCCGGTTCGGGATAATATTTTTCGTATTCTTTCTGCAACTGTTTCACCACCTGCCCCTCACGGGAAAACAATACCGCACCGGCGGCACTGGAGCCGAGGTCGAGCGACAGGATATATTTCTTCCGGGTATTCATTAGCGCAACTAGGTTTAAACGTTCTTGAGATCGGTGATGGCCTGCATCAGCTCGCCGAGGTACTGGTACATGGTTTCGAGGTAGGTATTGCCCTGTTCGGTCAGTTTATAATACTTCCGCGGCACCCCCTCGTCCATCTCCACCCATCGGGAGTCGACGAGCTTCTCCTTTTTGAGGCGGCTCAGCAACGGATAGATCGTGCCTTCCGCAATATCCATATCGGCCAGCTTCTTGATTTCACTGATCAGTTCGTACCCGTACCGCTCCTTTTTCTGGAGCAGCAGCATAATAATATACTCAAACAGTCCTTTTTTGATCTGGGATTGCCAGCGCGTGATGAAATAGGCATTTTGCTTATTCTCCATAAGGGAATTTAGTGCGTTAGGTGGATTAAAAATAAGCAATTGCTTATTCTTTATGGATTATTTGAGCAAATGCGGCCTTTCCTTATATACTTTCCAGATGAGCTCCCCGAAAATGGTGTTGGCCCAGGCGAACCAGGCGCGAGTGAACTTCGCCGGGTCGTCTTTATGAAATGACTCGTGCATGAATCCCTTACCGGCATGGCATTTCTGCAGCGTTTGCAGACAGTGGCTGATTTCCGCGTCGCTGTTGCTGGTAAGGCCCTGCATCACGAGGCTGATGGGCCAGATGCGGTCGAGACCGGTATGCGGGCTGCCGATGCCCTTGCCTGCTTTCCCGGAAAAGAAGAAGGGATTCTCGGAAGAGAGGATAAGCTTGCGGGTATTGATATAAACGGGATCGTTGGGTTTGATGGCGCCCAGGTATGGGAGCGACAGCAGGCTGGGCACGTTGGCGTCGTCCATGATATTGAAGCTGCCGTAGCCGTTCACCTCGAAGGCATACACCTTGCCGAACTGCGGGTGCGTTACGATGGCGTATTGCTGCAGCGCTTTTTCCACTTCCGCGGCGAGCGCCCTGCATTCTCCGGCCAGTGCGGCATCTTTATGCAGCGCCTGCACCATTTCAGCGGCCTGTTTGAGGCTCACTACGGCAAAGAAATTGGAAGGGATCAGGAAACTGAAAATGGTAGCGTCGTCGCTTGGGCGGAATGTGGAACAGATGAGGCCCACGGGTTTTACGGGATAACCGTACCCGCTGAGCGGCACACCGTCGGTAGCCCAGGAGGTGTTCCGCTGGAAGTGGTACGGGCCGGGACCGTTTTTCCGCTGCTGCTCTTTAAAAGTTTTCAGCGTCAGCGCGATGGATGATTTCCAGGTATCGTCGAAGGGCGCGGTATCGCCTGTTTTTTTCCAGTACTGGTAAGCCAGGCGGATGGGGTAACAGAGGGAATCGATCTCCCATTTCCGCTCGTGAATACCGGGTTTCATATCGGTCAGGTCGGTTTTCCACTCACCCTGTTTGTTTTCGTCTTTATAGAATGCGTTGGCGTAGGGATCCTTGAGGATGCACTTCACCTGGTGGTTGATCACACCGGCGATGAGGTGCTGCAGTTCCTTGTCTTCCTGCACCAGCTGGAGGTATGGCGACACCTGGGCCGTACTGTCGCGCAGCCACATGGCGTCAATATCGCCGGTAATCACGTAGGTATCCGGCCGGCCGTTTGTCGTTTCATATTCCACGGTGGTATCGAGCGTGTTCGGGAAACAGTTTTCGAACAGCCAGGCCAGTTCGGCATTGCCGCTTTTGGCTTTTACCGCTGCGATGGCCTTTTCCACCGCCTCGCTGCGGAACTTGCGCTGCGCCGCGGGGATGCGCACAACAGGAAAACCGGAATTGGCGGCCCAGCCGAGCGCGGGGCGGAACAGGAGTGCGGAAGAGAGGACAGCAGACTGCTGGAGGAATTTTCTACGGCTCATATTTCATTCAATTAAAAATGAAAAATAGCAACTTCTCCGCCAATAGTACCTGCTAAAATTTGCTAATCGGGGAAAAATGGACGGTCTATAGACATAGACCGGCGCTCTTACAGTGATACTTGAACAATTCCTAACGCTTATTGTTCAGCTATTTTTTCCACTTCACTTTCGTGAAAATGATCTGCTGGTACTTGTTCTTTTCGTACAGCACGCCTATTTCCCTTTTTGACAGCATCACCAGGTCGGAATACGCGGCGTTGCCGGCAACGCCCGTCTGGTCGATCTTATAACTCCTTTTCCAGGTGAGGCCGTCGTTGGTGCTGATACGCAGGGTGAGGTTATCGCGCTTGGAGGTATCCGCAGCGTTGCTGAATGCCACGATGGCTTTGCCTTTGTGGCTGCCCACGGTCAGGATACTGCCCTGGCACACGGGGTCCGGCAGGTTCATGTCGAAATAGGCGGTATCCCAGCGGGCGCCGCCATCGCTGCTGAGGGCCACGATGCGGGCCTTGATGTTTCCCTGCTGGTTGCGCACGTTCATCATGAGGCGTCCGCGGCTGATTTCGGTGGCAATAGCCTCGTTGCTGCCGGGAATATCAACGCTGCTGCTGATATGAAAGGTTTTGCCATGATCATCCGTATAGTACCCGCCGGCCTGGTATTCGCGGTGCTTCGGCTGCGGGTCGCCGGCGGAGTGGTTGGTGGCCACAAAAATGCGGCCGCGGTATTGCCCGCTGGTGAACTGCATGGCGTGGCCGGGTGTGTTGAAGAAACAACGCCAGTCTTCCGGAAAACCCAGCTGTTTGGGGCGGTGCACCTGTTTGGTGATGTTTACCGGTCCGCTCCAGGTTTTACCGCCGTCGGCGGAAGTAACATAAAGCGCTTCGCGGAGCCCCGTCCCCTTCCGCACTTCACTTTCATGGTTGGTGCCGGTATTGTAAAAGAGAAATACCCTGCCACCGGGATGCGCCGGGTCTGTCAGGTCCAGCACGGGGGCCGGATTGCCAGCCTGCATATTTTTATTTTCGGCCACCACCTGCAGCGGGCTCCAGGTGTTGCCTTTGTCTGTGCTACGTTTCATCACGATATCGATGTCCCCGAAGTCGCTGGCGTTTTCCACGCGGCCTTCGGCGAAAGCGAGCAGTTCGCCGTTGGGGAGACTGATAATGGCGGGAATGCGGAAGGACTTGTACCCTTCCCTGCCCGATTCAAACACCGTTACCTGCGCAGATGCGCTGAATGCCGCCAGTAAGCAGGCCATCGCGCCGAATAATTTTTTCATGCTGTTAAACATACTTTTCATCCTGAATTATTTTGCTGCCCGAGGAAGACTGTGTAGGCTTCCTCAGGTCTGTGGTTTCATTTCTGCTACGCCCGCGACTCTACTACCAGCTGCCTTTGCTTATCGGGAAATATCAGGCTGAACAGGTATCCCATCAACACACAACCCACTACGGCAAACAGGGGATACAGGAAAAAGCTGATGGCGCTCGACTGCTGCACGAAGTATAGCACGATGCTGCTGGCGATAAAACCGGCAAACACACCGCGGCTGTTGATGCGCGGGAAGAAGATACCAGCTGCGAACATCCCGGCCAGGCAACCGCCGAAGAGCCCGATGATTTTCAGGTACTGATCCCAGATCGACGCATTTTGCAGGTACACGAGGTACATGGCAATACCACAGCCGATAATGCCGAGGAACACGGTAACGATTTTCGCGAAGCGAAGGCTTTGCTGATCGGTGGCCGTTTTGCGGAAAGTCTTATAAAAGTCGGTAGTGAGCACCGTAGCGATGGAGTTCATGCTGGAACTGATGGTAGACATGGTGGCCGCAAACAACCCTGCAATCACCAGCCCGCTCAACCCCGCCGGCAGCTGCTGCGAAATGAACCAGGGGAACACATCGTCTGTACGCCCGTGCGGGTTCAATGAACCGGGATGATGGCGGAAGAAATACCACAACGCCGTTCCCACGCCGAAGAAAATAAACGTGGCAGGAATCACCATGAGAGCATTGGTGTAGATCGACCTGCGCGCCTCCTTTTCCGTAGAGGTGGTGAGGTAACGCTGCACCACCACCTGGTCAGACGTGTAGGTCACGAGGTTGGTGAGGAACGCACCGACGAGCACCACCCATAGCACCGGCTGCGAAATGCTCCAGCCGAGGTTCGCCACTTTCAGTTTATCGTTCTGCCAGGCTTCCTGCACCAGGCCGGACAAACCGCCGTCCGTATTGTAAGCCATGAAGAAAAAGCTCACCAAAGCGCCGCCCAGCAGCACGAACACCTGCATCACTTCCGTCCATACCACGGCCTCGATACCGCCCAGTACGCTGTACGCGGTGGTTACGATCGTGGTGAGTAAAATGCAGGCGAATATATTCGTGCCCGTTACCGTGCTCAGTACCAGCGCGGGCAGGTAAATCACCACGCCGAGGCGGCTCAGCTGGAACAATACGAACGTCAGGCTGCCGAGCAGTTTCACTCTCGTATCGAACCGTATCTGCAGGTATTCGTACACACTGGTGAGTTTCAGCTTGCGGAAATACGGCAGGTAAAACATGGTGACGATGGGCGCCACCACGATGATCATCAGGTTATTGAGGATGTACACCCAGTCGGTGGCATAGGCTTTCGCGGGAATGGCGATGAACGTGAGCGCGCTCAGTTTGGAGCCGAATATGCTCAGGCCGGCTGCCCACCAGGGGATTTTTTGTCCACCGAGAAAGAAATCGCTGGTACTGTCGCCCATCTTCCGCGACACCACTACGCTGATAGCGATCACCAGCAGGAAATAGATCGCGATCACCGACCAGTCCCAGGTACCGAAGCGGCCACCCGGCTGTTGCGGTGAGGCCACCAGTACTTTTTTGCTGCGCACGGCCGGGCGGGCTTCACCGCCTGGCAGTATCACTTTATTGTTCCAGATCACCAGCGGCGTAGTCACCGGCGCATATACGCTGCCGTGCGGATTTTCCACCGCGTCGGGTTTGGTATCGGCCGGCATGGCCCCCATGATGGACCATGCATCGGTGAGTGTGTTATAAGCCAGTACGTTATTGCTGAAGCCCGGATGCGCATCCTTCAGTTCCGCTACGCGCGTGGCATTGGCGCCATCGTCGCCGCCGAATAACAGCAGGTGCGACTGCCCCGCGGGGTAAGCAGGCGTTGGTGCCGCGGCCAGCGGGTAAGGGAGGTCGGCGATGCGTTTCCAGCCCTGCCCGGGCTGATAGGCCCAGGCATCTTTGAGGTATTTGCGTAGCCCCTGTTGCAGTTCCACGCCGCCGAAAACATACACTTTCCCGTCCATGGCACCGGCCATCGCCAGCATCCTGCCGGCGCCGGGCAGAGCAGGCAATTGCTGCCATTCTTTCGCACCGCCCTGCAGCGAGAGGCTCCAGAAATTATTCGTGGTGCCGCCTGTGGGTGAGGGAATGCCGCCGGCTACATACACCGTACCATTGAACAATACGCCGCAGGCATTGATCACCGGAGCAGGCAGTGCCGGCAGGTTTTCCGTGGTGACTTTTCCGTTTGTATACGTGAGCAGGAAAACATCTTTGTAGTTCGCCGTGGCGTCGCCGCCACCGATACAGAGCAGGCCATTACCCACCGTCAGCGATACGCCATAACCCATGGGGCGCGGGAGTTTGCCGGCCGCTTTCCAGCTGCCGCCTTCTTTTTCCAGCACCCAGATGGTATCGTACCAGGTTTTTACGCCTTCGGTCCAGGGTCTTTTGTTGCCGGGGAAGTTGGTGCCGCCCGCCATGATGAGCGCACCGTTGCTGACGCCGGCGTAACTGCCGGCCAGCCCGTCTGCATCGGGCAGTGCGGTGGTTTCCGTCCAGTTAAAAAAAACGTCGCTGGCTGTATGTTGAGCGCCTGATTTCATTGTGAAGCAACATAAAACGAGTACCAGTACTCTTTTTATCATTCGCATGCCATGCATTTTAGGTATGAACAACTTTACGCGCGGGCGCTTTTTCGAAAAACGACAGCGCAGCCAGTTCATCGTGAAATTTCAAATACGCCGCTTCTTCGAACGTGGTGAGCGGAAGGCGGCACGGGCCGAGGTTCCAGCCGAGCATTTTCATGATCGCTTTTTGCCCCGGGATGGGAGGATATTTCACTAATATACGAATCACTTCCACCATGTATGCGTGCAGGGTTTGCGCACGTTCCATCTCCCCTTTCCGGAAGGCCTCCATTGTTTGGAGATACAAAGGCGCCGCGAAAGTATAGGTACTGCCGATAGCGCCTTTCGCGCCTACCGCCATGGCAGGCAGCAGCATTTCGTCGAGGCCGTACAGGATGTCGTATTTGCCGTTTTCATACTGCAGGCAGGCCT encodes:
- a CDS encoding PadR family transcriptional regulator, which translates into the protein MENKQNAYFITRWQSQIKKGLFEYIIMLLLQKKERYGYELISEIKKLADMDIAEGTIYPLLSRLKKEKLVDSRWVEMDEGVPRKYYKLTEQGNTYLETMYQYLGELMQAITDLKNV
- a CDS encoding glycoside hydrolase family 125 protein, coding for MSRRKFLQQSAVLSSALLFRPALGWAANSGFPVVRIPAAQRKFRSEAVEKAIAAVKAKSGNAELAWLFENCFPNTLDTTVEYETTNGRPDTYVITGDIDAMWLRDSTAQVSPYLQLVQEDKELQHLIAGVINHQVKCILKDPYANAFYKDENKQGEWKTDLTDMKPGIHERKWEIDSLCYPIRLAYQYWKKTGDTAPFDDTWKSSIALTLKTFKEQQRKNGPGPYHFQRNTSWATDGVPLSGYGYPVKPVGLICSTFRPSDDATIFSFLIPSNFFAVVSLKQAAEMVQALHKDAALAGECRALAAEVEKALQQYAIVTHPQFGKVYAFEVNGYGSFNIMDDANVPSLLSLPYLGAIKPNDPVYINTRKLILSSENPFFFSGKAGKGIGSPHTGLDRIWPISLVMQGLTSNSDAEISHCLQTLQKCHAGKGFMHESFHKDDPAKFTRAWFAWANTIFGELIWKVYKERPHLLK
- a CDS encoding sialidase family protein, producing the protein MKSMFNSMKKLFGAMACLLAAFSASAQVTVFESGREGYKSFRIPAIISLPNGELLAFAEGRVENASDFGDIDIVMKRSTDKGNTWSPLQVVAENKNMQAGNPAPVLDLTDPAHPGGRVFLFYNTGTNHESEVRKGTGLREALYVTSADGGKTWSGPVNITKQVHRPKQLGFPEDWRCFFNTPGHAMQFTSGQYRGRIFVATNHSAGDPQPKHREYQAGGYYTDDHGKTFHISSSVDIPGSNEAIATEISRGRLMMNVRNQQGNIKARIVALSSDGGARWDTAYFDMNLPDPVCQGSILTVGSHKGKAIVAFSNAADTSKRDNLTLRISTNDGLTWKRSYKIDQTGVAGNAAYSDLVMLSKREIGVLYEKNKYQQIIFTKVKWKK
- a CDS encoding sodium:solute symporter family transporter yields the protein MKSGAQHTASDVFFNWTETTALPDADGLAGSYAGVSNGALIMAGGTNFPGNKRPWTEGVKTWYDTIWVLEKEGGSWKAAGKLPRPMGYGVSLTVGNGLLCIGGGDATANYKDVFLLTYTNGKVTTENLPALPAPVINACGVLFNGTVYVAGGIPSPTGGTTNNFWSLSLQGGAKEWQQLPALPGAGRMLAMAGAMDGKVYVFGGVELQQGLRKYLKDAWAYQPGQGWKRIADLPYPLAAAPTPAYPAGQSHLLLFGGDDGANATRVAELKDAHPGFSNNVLAYNTLTDAWSIMGAMPADTKPDAVENPHGSVYAPVTTPLVIWNNKVILPGGEARPAVRSKKVLVASPQQPGGRFGTWDWSVIAIYFLLVIAISVVVSRKMGDSTSDFFLGGQKIPWWAAGLSIFGSKLSALTFIAIPAKAYATDWVYILNNLMIIVVAPIVTMFYLPYFRKLKLTSVYEYLQIRFDTRVKLLGSLTFVLFQLSRLGVVIYLPALVLSTVTGTNIFACILLTTIVTTAYSVLGGIEAVVWTEVMQVFVLLGGALVSFFFMAYNTDGGLSGLVQEAWQNDKLKVANLGWSISQPVLWVVLVGAFLTNLVTYTSDQVVVQRYLTTSTEKEARRSIYTNALMVIPATFIFFGVGTALWYFFRHHPGSLNPHGRTDDVFPWFISQQLPAGLSGLVIAGLFAATMSTISSSMNSIATVLTTDFYKTFRKTATDQQSLRFAKIVTVFLGIIGCGIAMYLVYLQNASIWDQYLKIIGLFGGCLAGMFAAGIFFPRINSRGVFAGFIASSIVLYFVQQSSAISFFLYPLFAVVGCVLMGYLFSLIFPDKQRQLVVESRA